The sequence TTTTAAGCAACAATAACTTGAAGTCAGATGTGGGGGTCAAGTGCCCATCATTATGGAGGCAGTACATATTCCCTAGCCTCCAGTGTTTTACCTCTACTTTTTCAAACCTTCAACCGCTCTCAGATTTGTCTACTACAGCAAAACGGTTTTGGTTCATGCTCAAACCTGATGTCTGTAACTGTTTTCTCCTCTGAATATGATGCAAGGCCGCTTGTCGGTCAGTACGCACCTCAGCAGAATCCGGCTGCAAAACAAGTCTGATTCACTTAGGTGCATAAATTAGTAGACTTACCACGTGAACATCAAATACAGAGGCAGTGACATGCTTAGCACAATATTTCAATGAACATTTCAGAACTAGGATCTGACATTAGTTAGCATGATAAATAGAGTTTGGCACTTGCTAAAATCTCAGAAGACAGTTGTTCTCCAGATACAAAAGAAATGTTGACATTGGGGTATTGCATATAAAGCAGAAAATATGCATTTATTCATGAAGCCTCAAAGAAACATCTCCAGTGAAAAAGGATCCCTAGAGGCAGCAGGCATGAGCGTTAGAAATAGATCTAAGCTATACCTTGATGGCTAGTGCTCTGTCTAAGCTTTCGATAGCACTGTCAGGCTCGCCATAATTCAGCTGTGCTCTACCAAGGGTGATCCACGCCTGCAACAAACAGAGGAACTAGTAATAAGAACTAGAATAAAAGGCAATGTCCATTCTACAGATAGTTGAACTTGACTGTTTCCTAAGAATCAGAATGCTGTTAATCGCTTTTCAGTCAAAGCTTCTTATACCAAAAGCTGTAAATAGTTTGGATGTAAGAAATGTAAGAGAAAAGGAGCCTGTGACTTTCACTTGGTCATGCCATATAGCTCTAAGCTTAATTATGCATGCAAGTAAGACCAGGAAACTCAGAAGTGCAAAGCTGCTTCGACATGCATGAGGTAGCTTGTCAAATTACCAAGAGAAGACAAAGAAGCATCACATTCTCTTGGTCTAGGGGACAGATGCAGGAAGAGGTATAACAGACGAGGAAGTAACGTGCATGTCGGGTGAATAACTAAAGCAGAAAGTCAGGGGACGTTTGTATATCAAAACTAGCACATGACGCTCATAGCTAGTTAAAATTTGCAAATTATTCTTAAAAGTATTGAAACTGAACAGAGCACAGATAAAAATCAGTGTTCCATTTTTCTTAAGGATCATATGATATAGGCAAAGGTGGTGTGGGTTCCAATTACTATAGTGCATTGTGAGTTGATTTTGCATCCCTAAAGCAGGTATATTTGCAAAAGGTGAAGCAATAGCAGAAAACGAATGACAACAATTTCACACACCTCAGCCCAGCTTGGTTCCAACTCAGTTGCACCTGCTCAAAAAGGAAGCAAGTTATACATGTGTCATGAGATTATATCATcaaaagttattttattttatatgcaAATGCAGATCACTGACTTAAAGGACATTAGTCACAATCCAAGTAGGCTAGAAACCCAACTTCGAATATCGCTATGCCAGATATAGATTTACAACGGGAAAGATGTGGAAAAGAAAATTAGCCCATGCTAATGAAAAGGATAAAAGAAGATGGACTTAAACGTAATCTAGGTTCCCATTGGCTGGTATCAAGATCAGATTTCAAACAATATATTTGTGTGATTTACCCATAACTTTAAAGATGGGTCAAAAAGTTGGCATTAAGGAACTTCAGAGCCTAAAAGTAGGTCCAGTAACCTTTCATGAGATATAACATTGAAAATAATccattaaaatttaaaagaatgtCCATAAATTGGCATTATCTCACTCAGAATAACTTGCTCAGAAAACAAGGAGAATCCATTTGAGAATAATGTAAGAAGTTTCAAAACATACGAGTAGCAGCTTTTAGTGCATTCCATGTTTCTCCGAGTTCAAGCAAAATTTGAGCCTTCTGTTCATGCAGAATTGCACGATCTGGCATCAAAAGTATAGCAGCTTCCCACTTCCCAAGTGCTTCACGATATTTCCCATCCTTAAAAAAATTacaataataataagaattaaaAGTCTTAACCCTAGTTGAGGGATCATGCTGCCGGAAATGATATCAGCAATTAATGAAGTGTTGGAAAACACTTATTCAGTGCAGAGGCTATTTTTACAACTTACTTTCAACTTTAGGGCCACCATGCAATAAACTTGGAATTGCGTTTAGCCTCAGCTATAAGTGTTAATGCATAATGTACACAGTACAACCTCACCTCCACACAAGAATCTGTAAGAACTGCTTTCTGCAGTGGATTTTCCACTGTACTTAGACTTGCCTTTAAGTGCTAATGCAAAATATAGTACAAATCCAGGTCACTTCATACTCAACTTACCACTGCTAGTTTCAAGACTCAACTCTTCACTTCAATTCACCCTCTTACAGTAAGCTTACTGTCGTGCTGAAGCTCACTTTTAAGTGGCGCAATATAACAATTCTGCAAATAACCTTGTTTTTCACATGGCAAGACAGTTATTactacaacaacaaacccagtataaggggtctggggagggtagtgtgtatgttTGACCTCCAACTCACAACTTCAAACTTAACGTTATACTTGATGCAATGACCTTCTAAGTGTTTTTTTAAGGTAAATGGGAGGTTATCAAAATCCAGGGTCACGGCATGCCCCTCAACAAGGACTTTACATTGGATCTATAAAGTGTCCAGCAAAATGGAATGTTCACGGCAGGAGTTCAATAGACAGACACTCCAATTATGTCCAGTAATCAGACGAAACTTAAAACTAACAACATGCCCTGCCTTACCCCCTGGAGTTCCTAAGAAAATATAGAGTTCCAACTGCTAAAAGAGAGAAAGAGGGAGAGACAAAGATGGGAAGAAGGGAATAAAGAGAGGGGATGATAATGCACCCAAGGGTGTAGCTTAGCAGTTGAGGAGCTAACGAAGaccatttttttttgatttgcactgggtgtccgagtctctaagagccccgactaatcccgggggtgcacaggccttcggcaaggagtttcccgctagtgcaccacggttaattcaggttttacccagtccgatggccctcagaaattgtttgcacccagtgagtttcgaacttgagaccttgaaagggagcaaaccccaaggctAACGAAGACCATTCTGAGGCGAAAAGCTTGGAGATTTCTTTCCATTACCTAAGCCTTGGTGGGAAGACATGTATTCAAGGTGCATCTAAATTACACCACCATGATCAAAAGGAGGATGGGATTGGGAATACCTATTCAATTCTAAAATATTCAAGTATGTTAAACGACGAAAACTTAGAACAATTGGAATAACTAATACTCCATTAGAATAGTATTAGATAAAAACCTCATCTCTAACATTAAAATAATCTTCATTCTTATTCCAACTAATAGACATATATAGATAACTAACATCACCTGATAATCATATCATTTAACAGCAATCTGCAAAATCTAATCCCAACAAACAATTTTCAACTATTCCACAAATTCAACTTTCACATCAACACACATAATTGTattcaaataatagaaataacaaGTTCAGCTATAGGCActgaataaactaaaaaaaaggTGAAGGAAGTCGGTCACCCAAGTAAAGAAATACCTCAGCAAGCTTATTTCCTAGTTCTTGAAAGGATTCGACAAGCTTTATTGTATCATCGTCATCTCCATTAGAATGAGAAATTAAGTCACTCTCTTCGTTTTTAGGAACAGTGAAATCGTGAGTAGGAATTTCAACTTCGAAAGGGAGGTTTTGGGAAAGAGGAGTAATGGGTCTCTTATTATTAGGTTTCTTTTTGCTCCATGTCATCTTCATCTTGGTCTTATATCGAGTTGATTCTCTGTTTAGCTTgccgctgaagaagaagaagaggtgaATTTTAAGCAATTTAATTTAAAGGAAGGTATCAAAGTGACACGATTGGAAAAATTGACTTTTGAATCTGGTTTATTGGTCCATTTGTCCAGAGTCCAGACTTTCAGCTGTTACATAAAATGCAGAGTATCCACTAAAATGCCCAATATAGCCCAAGCTAATGTAAAAATtacacggggcgccctatttggtcgtcccatttaacctatacccattttttttaaaactttcaaCTTGTACTCATTTTTTGAATAACTTCAGCTCCCtttttcctcctccttctcctccttcattttcttcttcttcttctttaggggCTCTCATTCTTATTCAATTTTAGAACAatataaaaacctacgatttTGGCATCATTGAAATTTCCAAGTTCGCTGTTATTCCTCAATTGACCGGTTAGATGATGGCCGGTGAATAGTGATAAAATTGCATTTGCTCTTTCTGTGTGATTAAATGTGTCGTTTAAAAAACTAATAGTACTACCTAATGATTGTTTCTTTAGAAAAAAAGAATGATGAGCAATGAAGAAGCAGTTAAGTTTCCCTCATATTGATCCTAATTCATGCTATGCCGTGTGTTGCGAATAGCTAACGAGCATCTTCTTACTGCCCAGATTGCTCAGAAATGCTTAACAACAATGGACAAAATGCTATGCATGTTGCTATATTGAACACTTTATAGCTGAAATTTCCCTGTTAcaaagacaaaaacttcagctttgtaattggaaacttcagctctagtatgtaatattaataggtggtaaaaaaacttcagctctaaagctgaaatttcccagttacaacacaaaaacgtcagctctagagctgaagtttttgtgttgtaactggaaaCTTCAGCTTTAGTATGTAATATTAATAGGTGGTAAaaagagctgaagtttcccagttacaacacaaaaacttcagctttagagctaaATTTCAGGCCCGCTACTAGAAtgttgaagttttgcgtgattgcctttgctacttcagccccgtatgctgaagttatgcgaaaaagcggatacgtttgcaattttttttacaaagcggacagaagttaaaatgtgacacaaaaaacgagtatagatgcaaatgccccaagCTAATGAACTTCACCCAACAATTATAGTAAAAACTATTTTCGTCATTAACTTAATTGAATTTCTCACTCTAACAGCAGTCATTAAAATATATCTTTTCGTTTAAAATTAGTTAAATTTTACCTACTATAACAGTAAAGCCATAAAATTTTATTGATAACAAAAAAATTATCTTCATGGGTTGGTTATGACTTGTGATATTATCATAGGTAAGTTTTAGTTACTGTATAGTGGATAAAGTTGGTTAATTTATTATAATAAAATATAGCTTTGTTATTTTGTTACTGTGGGTAATGTTTGCTGCCTCTACTATTAGTTGAATTATTTTAACGTGACAATACAATTATTTGACAAGCTTAAACTCGCTCTCTATTCATCGCATGCTTGCATTGCACCTACATGTTGTATCAATTATTACAAAATTAGTGAATTCGTTCACAATTGGGACGATGGTAAAGTACTCTGTTTAATTTACAAAAAGATTAAACGAAGTATATACCCTAGTGTTTTATTCTAATTATTGCTTCCTTTCCGTACTTTGTTTATTGATTTGAGTTGGCCTTTAACAGATTCCCAATTTGAGTGCTGGAAACTCCTTCCACCAAATACACATTGACGTCGTGGTATAACTCCATATATAGACTTTATTCACCTTacttttttgttgtttgaatgcTAATTCGTGCGATATTTGAgattaattgagtttattttacgTGTAAAAATATTTGAATATGAAGTGGAGAAAAGTTGCGCGAAATGGTACCTCGAAATTACAAAATAGCGCATAAAAAGAAGACATTGCAAGACCATGAAAAGTCACAGCCTTAAACAATGCAAGGCTTTGTCCAGAACATTAACTTTGGCGCCCCTGATGATGCAAGGCCGCATAGTATTGGCACTTCTGATGGTGCCTTGCACTATTATTTTGGCGCTTCTGATGCTGCCCCCGTGTTGATGGTTTCTATCCAAGCACCTTTGATTTCCTCTtttaattttggacttgtacacTTTAGCCCTACCATATAAATACCTCTTAAAGTTAGTTTTTAGAGGGCGAGACTTTATTGGAGAGGCAGAAATCTACGGAACACTTGGAAGCAATGAATCACCAAAGTTTTCTCTTCGCTCTTCTTTAATCTGTAAtttaatactttcaaatattattatgattgtttatacaattatgagtagctaaaatctcttatctagggtttgatggaacctattggaggataaTTTTCCACTGTGTTTAATAAAAAATTTGCCATTtacttttctctacttgttcaactacgttttcaTTGTCgttgattgaagagctctcaattgactgtgcctatttagtgtgtattgcttgGAAAATGGTATACATTTAGgcagttgttgaacaacatcacatATATGGGGAATCAATGGAGAGTTTAAAGGTGGAGTAGGAATAATGAAACCTTAGTGCGATCTTAATCAACGGTAaactagtgccagctagcgtagttcggacgaatacatctagtaaattatggtaattGCTCGGAAGAGAATTGCGATACctgaagtactcacgatcggtagagaatacttaggcgaatttatagaaaaAATAGCGGGGAGGATTCCGAAgtttggggaaatcataaccctAGAGTTTTCCAATCTTAGCTACAATATTTGCCCTGTTAGTTATAAATTTACATCATTTTAATTACTTTGCTCTTAGTTGGTAAACACTCAAGTCattatttaatatttctgaaggttGAATACTTGAATTCTTGAGAAATTAGTGGTTGTGTttagtaggttaattccctgtgagATTCGATTCCGGACTTATAAACCGAATTCTATTTACAACGACCGCTAAATCTCTTAGGAGGCATAGTTAGGCGTGATCACACATCAACTATAGACGCTAAGCAAATCAAGACCAAAACAATTTGATCCTAGCTCAAATAATAGTACAAGGTCCAAAAGCAACTCTTTTTTATTCGACATAACAAATTTACTAGGAGAACATCATATATAAGgtttgtttatatatataatttttcatttttattttcttttcaagcTTTCGCATCCTTTTTCAAGTTAAGTATATTTTTGACTTGAATGGAGTTGGATTGTTTGGCGGTAGGAATTTTCACTCCCAAGTcccttttgtttcttcttttactTTAACAAGACATTATAAGTGACCATGTTTATTGCTTAAGGCCAAGGTTGGTAATATTGTCTCACAAATATAATGCTTTTAAGCAGTTTAGAATGTTCAACGATCAACTTTTAAGTAAATGAACATCTATAACTCTATCATTCGAAGATCATAGGATCAaattaaaatcttaaaagtaGAACTCGCAATAATTTTAACATTCCAGAACACATAAATCCCTTTATGCCTTGTACGTACATATATTTTACAAACACCAAAGGGGAAACAAATATGAGAACACGGTAAATGAACAAAAACAATTCAAGAAGAATTGGCCCACACGCTTATTACATATCCATTCCTTCCCGTGGCattgtttttctttaatttggaaGGAGATAATGCCAAAAACAGTGCTAATCTGTACTTGAAGCCTCAAGCTTGAGAAGTCATCTAATGGAGGAAGCTtctagagaaaaaaagaagagagcaTTTTCAGGTAACAAATGAATGCTTCTATTCATTAGAGACTGTGCAGGTGGTTATATACAGAACTCCACTAACCAACTCACTAATTAACTTAACCAATAGAGCTCTGCCACATCACCCTTACTATCTACTGCTAACCAACTGCATTAATGAACAGATTAACAGTACAAATACAAACTAACAAGCTAAcaatataagtcataatactccCCCTTAAGCTAATGGGTGCAAGATGTTCAACGCACCAAGCTTGCCTAGAAGATACAGATGCTGAGCTTGACGCAACCCTTTTGTGAGCAAGTCAGCTAATTGATCTCGCGTATTCACATAGATACTGTTGACAACACCATCTTTGATCTTATCTCGAATGAAGTGACAATCAATTTCTATATGTTTCGTACGCTCATGGAAGATGGGATTAACTGCTATTTGCATATCAGAATTGCTATCACTGAAGATTGCAATAGGGGCCTTAATGGTCACTCCTAGCTCTTTGAACAAACCTAGCAACCAAGTCACTTCCGCTACTTGGACTTCCAAGATTTGAGTTCCCCTAAATCTTTCAGCTTGAAATTTCTGATGGAGCGCATGCTTGGCTTCAATGATCAAGTTTGCATTACTACCTGTAATGAGCAGATCATCTACATACACCAAAATCACCACTATACCACCCTTTTTCTTCAAGGTGAATAAGGAATAGTCATGACTACTCTGAGTAAATCCTACTTCAAGCAATGCCTCTGTCAACTTGATGTTCCATTGCCTAGAGGCTTGCTTAAGCCCATATAGGGACTTAAGTAACTTGCAAACCTTCTGCTCCCCATGTCTTCTAAAACCTTCAGGCAGTTTCATGTGCACTTCTTCACAAAGATCTCCTTGCAAGAAAGCATTATATACATCCATTTGGTACAAATACCAATCTCTGGAGACTGCTAGTGCTATCATAGACCTTATCGTGACCATCTTGGCCATAGAGGAGAAAGTGTCGTGATAGTCAAGACCCTCTTGCTAGCTATACCCCTTGGCAACCAGCCTAGCcttgaatctttcaacttctccATTGGCATGATATTTGATCTTATATACCAACTTAAAGCCCACAGTGTTCTTTCCTGCAGGTAGATTAATAACTTCCCAGGCGTGATTGTCCTCTAGAGCTTGGATTTTTTGTTGCATAGCTTGAATCCATCTAGTGTCTTTGACTGCTTGCCTGAACGTCTGTGGTTCcaccaagttggaaaatttggacAAGTAACTGCAGTAAGTTGGAGTAACATTATTATAGGAGAGATAAGTTGCCGAAGGATATTTGTTGGAAGCTTTGCTTGGTGCTATGTAATCTTTCATCCAAATAGGCTCTTTGGACTTCATAGCAGGCCTTTTGACAGTTGCTGGTGGTGCTGGTGTTTCTGCTACTTGTGGTGCCATCTCCCGTGTTGTCTCTTTCTATGATGTTGTAACCTGTTCATGTTCAACACCTTTAGTGATTGATTCTTCAGGTTCAAGGTCATCATCTGTATCGGGTGTGTGAGTTGATATGTTAGGTGTCGATACTTCTTGCACTTCCTGACCTTGTACATTATCAGGCATGTCAAGGAACCAGGGTTGATCTGTGTCTAATCTTACATCAAAAGGAAATTTTGATTCCTTGAAAACCATATCCCTACTTACAAAAAATTGTTTGCTATCCAATTCCAGTGATAGATAGCCTTTCTGTCTCTCAAAATAGCCCATAAGAATGGCAGGTCTAGCTCTTGCAGCAAACTTGTCACCTTTAGGTACAGTGGTTGCATAACATAAGCATCCTATTACTCTCAAGTGTTTCAGAGATGGAGATTTGGAGTATAGTATTTCATAGGGACTCTTTTCTTTGATGGCTATAGATGGTAGCCTATTGATCAAGTACACAATAGTTGTAACACAAATGCCCCAGTACTTAATAGGCATTTTGGACTGAAATTTTAAAGCTCTTGCTACCTCTAATATATGCCTATGTttcctctccacaacaccattATGTTATGGAGTATGTGTGCAACTACTCTGATGTATCACACCTGGATCTTGTAAGAGTGATTTACACTGAGAATTAACAAATTCTGTTCCATTGTCAGATCTTATTATCTTCACCATAGTCCCAAACTGATTATTTATCATCATGAGAAAGTTCCTAATAGCAACAATGGCTTCCGATTTAAGCTGTAGTAGATGAATCCATGTATAACGACTGAGATCATCCACAATAGTCAAGAAGTAGAATTTCTTATCAAAGGTGGCAACTTTATAAAGGCCCCAAAGGTCAATATGAACA is a genomic window of Nicotiana tabacum cultivar K326 chromosome 16, ASM71507v2, whole genome shotgun sequence containing:
- the LOC107768751 gene encoding uncharacterized protein LOC107768751 isoform X2, whose translation is MKMTWSKKKPNNKRPITPLSQNLPFEVEIPTHDFTVPKNEESDLISHSNGDDDDTIKLVESFQELGNKLAEDGKYREALGKWEAAILLMPDRAILHEQKAQILLELGETWNALKAATRATELEPSWAEAWITLGRAQLNYGEPDSAIESLDRALAIKTCFAAGFC
- the LOC107768751 gene encoding uncharacterized protein LOC107768751 isoform X1, which gives rise to MKMTWSKKKPNNKRPITPLSQNLPFEVEIPTHDFTVPKNEESDLISHSNGDDDDTIKLVESFQELGNKLAEDGKYREALGKWEAAILLMPDRAILHEQKAQILLELGETWNALKAATRATELEPSWAEAWITLGRAQLNYGEPDSAIESLDRALAIKPDSAEVRTDRQAALHHIQRRKQLQTSGLSMNQNRFAVVDKSESG